The Vitis vinifera cultivar Pinot Noir 40024 chromosome 18, ASM3070453v1 region tttgttttaagtattaaaattatttaataaaattaattataaataatcaaattgatatatttattcttataaattataattaatataaaagagGTCGAATGATAGaaaatcatagaaataatataagtaaaaataaaatggtaaaataaatattatgatataaaagtaagttaattgtttttctttcttattatttaaagttattttttactttaaatcgtaccaataagttattttactaaacatacttaatttattttaattacttaaattaaattattaagttattaaattagtttACCAAATTCCCATTTAGTAgcatcatatattatttttatttttattttgttaaaatattgaTTAGTAGCAAGgttttaaatttataactaaAATCATAGTtaataattatagttttaatctTATAGTTAAAATCACAATCACTAAttattagtttgaaaaatatgttgaaaataatctaaattaagattttattttatttttatttttttttcaagattacTTTTGTAGCAAACTGTCCATGAGAGggtttgctttcttttcttAGGCAAACCAACCCTCCTCCAATCCCTCCTTATGGTGCGAAGGAATAGCCCAGTGATCCCTAGGTTGCAGCACACCTAGTCATTGACGCTACCGTTGTTCCTAGCATCGCTTGTACTTAGAATTGGCTTGTCCCTTTTTCTATAGTGGAATAGGTTAGCATAGGAAAGGAAATTATTATAGGGACAACGACAATTGTgatgggcccaaaaattaaagTTCGGTCCTTATAACTTacataattgatgaaaaaaatatatgatatcaaaaaatcaaaatatccaTTGACTTTTCAGTCTTTATTATACCATTATTCATACAaccataataattttattttaatcatttggattttttattgttttttaaaacttttttttatataaataattgaaaatcaatattattttctattttaaattataaataaagaaaaattaagttcaaaaactattttaaaagataatttataaaaaaatggtaatatgatttatattttttattttttttgaaagaaaaattaattaaaaaatgaaaactatttttaaaaataaaaattgaaaaccttgtttagtattattttttatatgaaaataataaaaagaattaaatttcattcattgattatccattaaattttatatgaaaattttttatccatttttcaCACTTTATTTAGGTTTTGAgcttaaatatgcatgatatatgGATTTTTGGTTAATTTCTGGGCCCAATTgggcccaaaacataattctccaaTTATTCTGGGCCCAATTGGGCAAGATACAATTTTCCCTAGTTGAAAATGATTATGATTAAATCTTATGCTTcttttaatttgtaattaaaaattatttttaaagaattatttaatgatttttatattcaattttcaaaaaatttaacagaaaatataaggaaaaaaaaagtagaaaaaaaaactaaaataaaatattttaaaattttaaaatcaataaattatttttatttattacttcaaaatcatttaacttattttaactcatttatataaaaattaataataatttcaaaatatatttgttttaaagcAGTTTTAATTATaagataatcaaatatttaaaaaatatatattattttttccttaacacgaaatcaaacataatttaaatcttttaagtgatttttaaaaatttgacaaaCATCTGATATAAAGTTTGCAAACATCATAAAATGCTTTTAACTCTtgcaaaatcattttcaaattggaTCTTATGTTCGAGCCTGGGAGAGCGGAGTGGGTTAGGCATTTTACGACTCTAAAAATCGAAGCAGCTATCTTTCCGCTTTCgaatttctttagtttctttCGATTCAGGCTTGAGAAGTCCATTCTAACGGAAACTTGAGTGAGATTGGACTTCAACCCCTTAATTATTGGGCCGCCAAGCCCAAAGCTCTGAACTTTTTTGGGTGGTTTGACCTCTACTCTAGTTAGGCCAGAACTAGCAGCCTAGTTCAACACACCCCAAAACGAGATTGCAGAGGGATTAGCAACTCATAAGATAAGATTGCCACGTTAGCTTATATGGGATGGCCTTTATTTAGTTCATTTCTTATTCTCCTTGTTGGAGCCTCCAAAAGGCCATTCAGCCATCGATGAACCCAAAACATCAGAAGACCACCTGCAACCTAagacttttcaaattcaatggcCTCTGTCCTCATTTTAATTccgattatttttttatttttttttttgtgttttcaattGATATGAGTCGGGGGGATGACGTGATACCATGGAGAagggaagagagaaaaagacaTAAAATCATACCCTATATTGGTGGACCAAAACAAGGTAATAACATAGCTCGTAGTTAGGCATTTAATATAATGTCACATTATGGATAGGTTTGCATATAAAGttcttaatttaataattagaaatatagttaagaaaaaataatgacatATCCTTTTCTCCCTTGGGATGGATGAAAAGGGCAAGGTACCATCATATTTAAAGCTAATTTTCTTTATGTAAGAAAaccaaagaatttgaaaattaacttaAGATTTGCAAAGGAGACGCAAGGGTATATTGACGTGCTACTCAAGTTTCTAAAGGGCGAATGCAACCATTGAATGAAGTCATTTTATCTATTATATAGTTGTCTGAAGAAGGGAATTAAGACTTTCGATTTGATAAATAAgctaaattttaattctttttctcatttaataTTCAGTAAAAAAGTGAAGCATGTTATAAAACGGATGGTATTTGTCTTTGGATCAATTTTGAATCTTATCATAATTAGACGATGATATTGACAAATGAAGAGATATTTGATGACTGAAATGAAATTTAGAATGGAAGCCAATGAAAGGAGGGAGCGCAGAAGGCGCCTCCAAGAGCTTCTGGAAGGACGGAGActaggaaataaaataatacaacaTATTTCTACCTCTTTTCCGACATAAATAATAACATTTAAccatttttcttccaaatttgaACACATCATTGGTTATAAGTTGGGGCTGACGACCCCTATTGGGCCCtttaagatattaaattttGTTGTCCCTTAGCTAGAACCTCAAATCAATAGGTTCAAGTTTCTTAGTTTGACTTACAACCATTTTATTAGAAagcttaaggaaaaaaaaagaaaaaggcagcGAATTTTGTTTGTCATTATAAGGATTGCAGAAGAGCAGAAGAGGGATAAAAGGGTAAATGCGTGTGTGTGATTAGGAAGACATCAAATCATGGGAGCTTCAATAAATGCAAGGATTTTGAGTGGGTTGCCTTCTAGTTTCGGTATCCACCCACCACACAAGCCTTTTGGCACCAACATTGAGACTCTGCTTTagaatatatagatttttttagggtactattattattttcatcttaatcaatttttaagtaataattCAATATTAATGTTATCCCATAAATGCGGCGTGGGCAGACACTTGGGTGAGATGGGTACGGGCCATTTGCTTCTGGGCCGCTCCATGTCAGCATTGGGCCCACCTGGTTCAAGCTCAACCCAAATCCCAAACTCTACCACCTCACCAATTCACTTGATGGTTAGTGGTCCACTTTCTGCACATCACCATCCATTCACTTAAATGGGTGTTCTATTTTCACTTAGTCTTCGGTCTTCTTCTCAGTAATGCCACGCCAATTTCGTGTGCTCAGTTGTCTACCACGCGCCATATCTCGCGCTTCGTAGTGTTGATATGTGACTCCCCTGTCAGCTCTGACACACTGTCAGGTTCCGATTTCTAAAACGTTTATATACGATTAGAGTTTGGATTTGTGGATAATCCCCTGATGAGTGATGACAAAGGAAACCAAGTTTCAGCGCCTTTCCAtgtttccaattttcaatttcaatggcGTCGCTTGCCTGCTCAACATCTCTCTTCTGCTGCCCCTGTTATCCTGCGCAACCGCTCAGACCGCCGCAGAGCAGTCTCCCCCGCCCTCCGAACTCATGTCGTTAGCGCAGAAGTTCAACCCCTCCATGGCTATTGTAATGATCGCCATCGTAAGCGCCTTCTTCTTTATGGGGTTTTTCTCAGTTTACCTCCGCCAGTGTATCGAACGCCGCGTCCGCGGACGATTCAACACGGAAATCGTTGGAATTGGCGGACATCGCTCGTGGATGGCGGCTCGTGGTCTGAACAGCTCGGATATCGAGAGGTTTCCCACTTTCGTATACTCGGCGGTAAAGGCGCACAAGATAGGGAAAGAGGGGCTGGAATGCGCGGTGTGCCTAAACGAGTTCGAAGACGATGAAACGCTGCGTTTGCTCCCCAAGTGCAATCACGTGTTTCACTCCGACTGTATCGATCTTTGGTTGGCCTCTCACGTCACTTGTCCTGTTTGTCGTGCCAACCTTACTCCCAAACCAGGTGAAAAATTCTGCGCTCCCGTACCCATTTTTGGGCCGGAAACTGAATCCGATGAATCGGACACCAGAGTAGAGATCGTTGAGACGCCAAACCAAGTTCCGATTGCCGTGGACGCGCAGTCCCCAGATGTAATGAACCATGGCCGGGACACGCCGAATCGTCCGCCAAGATCAAGATCGATAAGGGCACGAATCACTGGAATGTTCCCGCGTTCGCACTCCACGGGTCATTCGCTGATTCAACCGGGTGAGAATCGCGAGAGGTTTACGCTCAGATTACCGGAGGAGATAAGAAATCAGATCATGAATACGAGTTTAAGTCGTACAAAGAGTTGGGTAGCATTGCCGGGTGTGCAGAGCTCGAAAAGGGGATACAGGGCCAATAGTGTGGGAAGTCTTCGGGGAAAGACCTATTTTAACTACGAGCAATTCAACGGGGAGGTCAGGGCGGAACGGTTGGGTTTTTCCATGACGCCACCTTTCGTCCCAAGGACAGGTTCCTCCCACGCCCGCTCGCCCCAGGGCTGCGAGGGATCTTTGACTCCTAAGACTCTCTTCAGGTCCCTAAAATCCCCCTTCGATCGTCTTTTTCTTCCGGGAGGCAGCGTTGGTGAACGCCTATCTGATAGACCCCGCTCCGATAGTCCCGTTTAGATGTCAATCATGGGCTCCGGGCTTTAGAACTTGGTTTTTAATTTGTTCCGTTTGGTTTCAAACCAAACAACAGGTTTTACAGGGTTAGAGAGGAGATCTCCTTCCATCTTTATGATTTTGAGACTGTGAGTTGAATTCAAGAGTTTTTTCCATTGAATGAGTGGATGTGCATGCTGTAAGCCTGTACCAAAGTGGTGTGAATCTCGATTGTTGACCAAACTGTTTTAAGTGGTGACTGCCTTCCGGATTTGGGTCGTTTTACCAGTGGCAGTGGGGATGGACATCAGCACCCAGCCCAAATACTTCTGGGCTGGTCTTGATTTGGTAAGGACTCAGGACTCTGGACtgtttctaaaattccaatctCCCAACCATAAAGCGGCCCTGTTCTTCAGTATCGATGGCTTGCCTGCGATGGAACCAGGAGGAATGGACTACAGCTTCACAAAAAACAAAGATCTCTTACTGGATATAAGCCTATTGGGCCCTTTGTTTTAGGCTCTGCATAATGCAGAAGCCCAACTCTGTTTGTCATGCATGAAATTATCCAATGATCGGGCTAAAACTTCGAAAAAGAATTTGGGCTAATAAATTGTCATTCCAGATAGTACGGATTCATCAATCATATAATGATCACtattattcaaatttattagaATGTCATCACTTTACTCACCATGTCTTCCAAGTTCTAACTAAACAAgcaatattaaagaaaaataactaTGATTGTTAAACTACCACTTAATCCAAAGCTTAAGTTTGATAAACCAAAGTCCTTATATTATGTTAAACTGGTTGATACGTAGGTTATATCTTGCAAACAGTGCTCTACTTATGTCATACTTTGGTATAACATTGAAATTTAACTAATTATCGAAGATGATTTAATGTGAGATTGACTTAgaccttatttgtttgtttgtttgtttttaagttaaattttaaaaaccgtttatttttattttttcttaactcatcacctttttattttttaaaatgttatcttaatgaaaatataattattttaaaattttgaaaattttcgaCTTAAAAACatacttaaaaaatgttaatttgttaattttaaacttaaatatttatgttttattaattgAAAACGTATTATTTGatgcttttaatattaatattgtttgaaaaaaactaaattaaaaatattttgaaactaataattttgtacatattattattattattattgttagatAATGAGCTTAATAGACACTAATATGAGATTAAAGAATTACTGATTGTGATAgggaattaataaaaaatttcgaGTTTTGGTATGCACTTATTCATGATTTAaattagttttgattttaagcaatattattattaaattatttacgaAAACTTTACaatacattttattttcctaagaGTTAGGGGTGCAAATGGAGggatataaaaattttgaatctccTACTCAAAACATCAAATTGAATTTATCTAAATTAAGGAGGAATGTCCCTCTTCGCCCCCTATGTAGATCGACCATTAGCTTGTTTTTGAGTGTGGACTTGCATAATTAGTGGCAAATATCGTGGGCCATAATGGATTGGACTTGGGCAACATTGCACAAGGCCCATGGACTCACACTTCCTCTTTTAGGACCTTGGTGTCACTATTGGATTAAGGAACCATTCATGTTCTTTGGAAAAACCTTGGGCTATTGAATGGGACACGAGAAAGAGAGAGGAAGTAAGGCTTGTTTCGCAATTGCTTTTCATAACAattatgtataataaaaaaaagaataaaatatgtttcataataaaaaaataaaattttattttttaaaatagaaatatagtgttttcagaaaacattttttatttattttctaatgattgctttaaaaaataatcatataaatatcataatgattaaaaataaaatattatatataaaatctattttaaaaacatatttaaatatataaaaaacaaatcaaggACATTTCAAGCtttcaaacatacttttattttagtaaataacataaaataattttcaaaactatttttgaaaacactttccaAATAGAATTTAAGAATTTACTATTCTCCtagttttctttcttgtaaGTATccttatgaaatattaaaataaaactttaataaattaattaattataattattttattatcaaattcTATTGATCGATAGATCGATagttaaaaatacaaaaattatcatgataattttttaataagttgtaattacatatacaaaaatatgacttataaataaagttataactttttttaaaaataattatacataaataattatttccttttattttttaatagattaaatattttagtattaaatttgttttcatctcttcattaCATTGTATAATATCACATATTTTGTCatacataaattattaaattattttcttcaacaagAAAACTTTTATATGTAGATTATTGTTTGCTTTACCATTTATATACATTATTATCCCATTTTTATGCaatcaatatttttcttttcgaATTATAGTAAGATATTTCttgtatttttggtttttaaatctCGTCTTTCTTCTATCACACCCCAAAACCCACTTTAAGGACATAAGAGTCATTTTTATGACCATCGTTTTTACTCTTCAAAGTGCAAGtgattcaaataattattttctaacaaAAATATCACCGATTACCAAATTTCTATTCAAAGTAAGTAAAACATGCTATAATCTTCAAAATTCATCTTGAAAGAGAAAAAGTTAACACAGATAACCACTTTCCTATTATTTGAAACAACTTGAAACTTAAAACAAATCAAATAGTAATTAGTTTCCAACATTTAATAGTATaccaaaataaaagtttaaacCAAAATCTAATAAGGATAAATTCTCGTCACCCATGGCTTGAACTAAAAATacttagaaaaatgattaaCAAAAGGGAATGAATTCAAAgctcaataaaaaatatatatcaatacaacttatggataaaaaaaaaaatcaattatgaaAGTAAATAGAAGATGCaatgtacaatttttttcataaaaactctTGAGTTTAAACATGGTAAGCTGTCAACTTAAAAATGACATTAGataagattttattgttctattATATGAAACTTTACAAATGAATGAATAGTCtcaaatttgttcatttttaatTGAGGTTCAAAACAATTATATTTCCTATCATTTCTTGTAAAGGTTGAGAATAATCACCTTATGGATTAGGGTTAAACAAACTAAAATCAAACACTTTTGTTTCTATATTCAAgatcacaaaaaagaaaaaagaaaaaagaaaaaagaaaaaagaacataggacatatttggtaactgttttaaaaaacaatttaaaaaaaataatttttaaaaatatttttgaaaattattctctaacAACCCttataaaacaaatgaaaacaatataaaacaattaaaagttattatctgaaaatactattttttctgttcttaaaaatagaaaatagaaaacaattttttttttgttaaacgtattttctatgttttttattgtgaaaaacataaattattctaaaaaaacagTTTCCTAACATACCCATgatatctccattttttttattattttttattgttataaacaataaaagataatcaaacatatttttcttgcAAAAATATAGTTGATATATCATCaatgtaaaaaaacaaaataacattcaaaattaTGCTCACCTAACacacagaaaacaaaaaaagattCGAAATTCAACTCTATCCTCACATAACACAACAAAAACAACTAGTATTATCCAACATTAATTCAATACTTATCCTCacgttttttttctttgtttaaaaCGATTCGTCACATAAcacatgttttcatttttttttaataatttttcttccaaGGACAAACATTATTCGTATCCATTTATTACCATACATTTTTCTCCAAATCATTCTTTTCTGCAATATGATTTCtttatcttctatttatttttatttttattatttaaatctacttatttaaatatttaaaaattttctatctccatcaataaatttatcaatgttttcttttcttccatttattttacttttatattttaaatttaatcatttgaatatttagaatttctttatctttatctttatcaataaatctatttattttcatatatatatatatatatatatatatatatatatatatatatatattttataaaataaataaaccatactctaatctatatttaaaattttcaaacataagatttaaatgtttcaaaataatatttaaattgtttaaaattatttaacgaatctaaaataaaaatttaaggattaaaatcttatcttaaaaaatttatattgaaatcttAAACTTTCAAATCCTATAACATTTGATTtttgtgatgaaaaaaaaatttatactatgggtttttaatatgaaaaaaaaattgtattattttttaatttatattttttaaaaatttaagatataCAAAATAGTAAGAACCATGAAATGAGTACAAAGGGGGCAAATGTTAGGCAAGTATACTCGTTAAATTTTCTAAGGCGGACACCTGCTCTCTTCATCCAACATTTGTCAGATTCTTCGCTAATTAAAAAGATAGATTTGATAGTGTAGAAGACACTTTCCattgattttatctttttaaatttttagggaaattttcaaacatatttaatttatttggatttgttttatgattgtattaattatttatgaacaaTCAAAACATTATAGAAATAAGATTACAGtaaatttagtttttctaataatgttaaaataattatttagaaCTTATGTTACTATTTCAACATCAAATAGTAGCTAAGGGTGATTATCTAACCTAAATTATAGATTCAAATTACAAGACAAATTGAAAGAGGAAGTACAAATATTTTCTTCTCAATGTTGACTATTGAGAATGCAAGTGGTTGAAGgaatatgtatataaatatatgttcctttcaattttatcaaataatagtctttttttttttttttgttgtctataaaaatgaaatagaatggTTCATATGTTTCTAAATATTGTAGCATTTTCAAAAAGATATACTCACTTACCCACTCAAATTcgcaatcttttttttttcttttaactgtTTCATTTtgcaacattttaaaatattagaaaatttcctaaagtttgtctaaatcattttaaacttttatCATACAAtgttgaaattataaaataataaattattcaataatttcataaatcCAAACAAATCCAATCAtctaacaaaaattataattttacaacacaTCATTGTTGGGGATTTAATGTAACCCGTACATGATTCCAATATCAACAATAGAGTGCAAACTCCTAATCTAACATTTAAGGCAAACCTATTTTAATTTAGAAGCACACATGATattagagaaaacaaaggtCTATGAGAGAGGGTTCTCACCCTCTTTTtcacgttttttttttccttcgtttctttttttttttcattctttgcaatcttttctctttttttggaaAAGATACCAACTTAGCCATTAGAGAGGGATTCTC contains the following coding sequences:
- the LOC100259131 gene encoding RING-H2 finger protein ATL11, with the protein product MTKETKFQRLSMFPIFNFNGVACLLNISLLLPLLSCATAQTAAEQSPPPSELMSLAQKFNPSMAIVMIAIVSAFFFMGFFSVYLRQCIERRVRGRFNTEIVGIGGHRSWMAARGLNSSDIERFPTFVYSAVKAHKIGKEGLECAVCLNEFEDDETLRLLPKCNHVFHSDCIDLWLASHVTCPVCRANLTPKPGEKFCAPVPIFGPETESDESDTRVEIVETPNQVPIAVDAQSPDVMNHGRDTPNRPPRSRSIRARITGMFPRSHSTGHSLIQPGENRERFTLRLPEEIRNQIMNTSLSRTKSWVALPGVQSSKRGYRANSVGSLRGKTYFNYEQFNGEVRAERLGFSMTPPFVPRTGSSHARSPQGCEGSLTPKTLFRSLKSPFDRLFLPGGSVGERLSDRPRSDSPV